In Candidatus Eisenbacteria bacterium, one DNA window encodes the following:
- a CDS encoding 6-phosphogluconolactonase, with product MSDGPEIRIGETPDHAVELAVEAWREALEGGTPDVPRRVLLPGGSTPESLYRTLSEPGRFPAAYWRTIECFLGDERCVVPDHPESNFRMIRRSLLEPLGPNAPRVHRIHGEDSDPEHAAREYETLLRSRFQTPMRTMPSFDLALQGLGADGHTASLFPGAAPEIKRLVVVATHPG from the coding sequence ATGAGCGACGGTCCCGAGATCCGGATCGGCGAGACGCCCGATCACGCGGTGGAGCTCGCGGTCGAGGCGTGGCGGGAGGCGCTCGAGGGCGGCACGCCGGACGTGCCGCGCCGCGTTCTCCTGCCGGGCGGGTCCACCCCGGAGAGCCTCTATCGCACCCTGAGCGAGCCCGGGCGCTTCCCGGCGGCCTACTGGAGGACGATCGAGTGCTTCCTGGGAGACGAGCGATGCGTCGTGCCGGATCATCCCGAATCGAACTTCCGCATGATCCGCCGGTCGCTCCTGGAGCCGCTCGGGCCGAACGCTCCTCGCGTTCACCGCATACACGGTGAAGATTCCGATCCGGAGCACGCCGCGCGGGAGTACGAGACGCTGCTTCGCTCGCGGTTCCAGACACCGATGCGAACGATGCCCTCGTTCGACCTCGCCCTCCAGGGACTCGGCGCGGACGGGCATACGGCGTCCCTGTTCCCCGGGGCTGCTCCCGAGATCAAGCGCTTGGTGGTCGTCGCGACGCATCCGGGA
- a CDS encoding glucose-6-phosphate dehydrogenase assembly protein OpcA, which produces MAPPVSELDRDLRAMWKSASTAREGAGGIYRAALCNLVTPVDPESHRRFAPTLVEVTRRHPSRLLLVEIDHGETPRELSGEVAALCHLRPAGGYVCSEQIVLRGGAGAGPLVPSAVRSLLVGNLPLTLLDLRTGPTPAWVEEISERADLRLMDSANLPPGADRRTLWMRIAEDEEARLRDLSWSCLAPWREAVADAFDTSRLTPRLQDVGEITVEVGRDAPCGPGAPLLAGWIASRLRWSAPRGTGGETRFRKPDGGTGVIRVARSGAPGRELLRLELVARERGRLDVAMTHAPGASVATVEVRAPDPGRYEIPFAARDLVSLILTEMHRHRPNRVLGAAARVAAEISLPDEGVAR; this is translated from the coding sequence ATGGCTCCGCCTGTAAGCGAGCTCGACCGCGACCTGCGGGCGATGTGGAAGTCGGCCTCCACCGCGCGCGAGGGGGCCGGCGGCATCTACCGCGCCGCGCTCTGCAATCTCGTGACCCCGGTCGATCCCGAGAGCCACCGGAGGTTCGCGCCGACGCTGGTCGAGGTGACGCGCCGCCATCCGTCGCGGCTGCTCCTCGTGGAGATCGATCACGGCGAGACGCCCCGCGAGCTGAGCGGCGAGGTCGCGGCGCTCTGCCATCTTCGGCCCGCGGGCGGCTACGTCTGCAGCGAGCAGATCGTGCTGCGCGGGGGCGCCGGGGCCGGTCCGCTCGTGCCGAGCGCGGTGCGATCGCTCCTGGTCGGGAATCTCCCGCTCACGCTCCTCGACCTCCGCACGGGACCGACGCCGGCGTGGGTCGAGGAGATCTCGGAGCGCGCGGACCTCAGGCTCATGGATTCCGCGAACCTCCCGCCCGGCGCGGACCGGCGGACGCTCTGGATGCGGATCGCCGAAGACGAGGAGGCACGGCTGCGGGACCTCTCCTGGTCGTGTCTCGCACCCTGGCGCGAGGCCGTGGCGGACGCCTTCGACACGAGCCGCCTCACGCCACGGCTCCAGGACGTGGGCGAGATCACGGTGGAAGTGGGAAGGGATGCGCCCTGCGGCCCGGGCGCTCCCCTGCTCGCCGGATGGATCGCCTCCCGGCTTCGGTGGAGCGCTCCCCGCGGAACCGGCGGTGAGACGCGGTTTCGAAAGCCGGACGGCGGCACGGGCGTGATCCGCGTCGCGCGCTCCGGCGCGCCCGGACGGGAACTCCTCCGCCTCGAGCTCGTCGCTCGCGAGCGAGGACGGCTGGACGTAGCGATGACGCACGCGCCCGGCGCTTCGGTCGCCACGGTCGAGGTCCGCGCTCCCGACCCGGGTCGGTACGAGATTCCGTTCGCCGCGCGCGACCTCGTTTCCTTGATCCTCACGGAGATGCACCGCCACCGGCCAAACCGCGTCCTGGGCGCGGCCGCGCGCGTCGCGGCGGAGATCTCGCTTCCCGACGAGGGGGTCGCGCGATGA